In one window of Porites lutea chromosome 8, jaPorLute2.1, whole genome shotgun sequence DNA:
- the LOC140945642 gene encoding uncharacterized protein: MILHAKYAARTDRRLVIQSPDTDVLILSVSHFRSLGCPELWFRTGLKDRQRMIPVHDIAHALGEKLCRSLPGFHAITGCDSTSVLAGIGKKKAWDSFCRSTDHQDSVSHLGEEQELNVTTAGKCEAFVCSLYTTSKKASTVDELRYFMFCQKKQKNEMLPPTSDCLLQHLKRSNYQAFVWRHALEAMQDLESPEGHGWVRDEKHLLPLLMTKAPAPESLLELTTCKCKTSSCLRNCSCKNTGLSCTEGCYCMADDEVCKNPHGVTCVSDSEESDEE, from the coding sequence ATGATATTGCATGCCAAGTACGCAGCAAGAACAGATAGACGACTTGTTATCCAGTCGCCGGATACTGATGTCCTTATCCTAAGCGTTAGCCACTTTAGAAGTTTGGGATGTCCAGAATTGTGGTTTCGCACCGGATTGAAGGACCGACAACGAATGATTCCAGTGCATGACATCGCCCATGCTTTGGGTGAAAAGCTTTGTAGATCTCTTCCTGGATTCCATGCAATCACGGGCTGTGATTCGACCAGCGTTTTGGCGGGTATCGGGAAGAAGAAGGCTTGGGATAGTTTTTGTCGTAGTACTGACCACCAGGATAGCGTGTCTCATCTCGGAGAGGAACAAGAATTGAACGTAACCACAGCCGGCAAATGCGAAGCCTTTGTTTGCAGTCTATATACAACATCCAAAAAGGCAAGCACCGTAGATGAGCTGCGTTACTTCATGTTCTGccagaaaaagcagaaaaacgaAATGCTTCCACCGACGTCTGATTGTCTACTTCAACATCTAAAGCGATCAAACTACCAGGCCTTCGTCTGGAGGCATGCTCTTGAAGCGATGCAAGATCTTGAGTCACCAGAGGGTCATGGATGGGTGAGGGATGAAAAGCATCTTTTACCATTGCTAATGACAAAAGCACCGGCTCCGGAAAGTCTCCTCGAACTGACGACGTGTAAGTGCAAGACGTCTTCCTGCTTGCGAAACTGTTCCTGCAAAAACACAGGGCTTTCTTGTACTGAAGGATGCTACTGCATGGCAGATGATGAAGTATGTAAAAACCCGCATGGTGTTACCTGCGTAAGTGACTCTGAAGAAAGCGACGAGGAGTGA